Genomic segment of Staphylococcus muscae:
TTCCTGGTAATGATGCGATGGCTCATGTTGCTGAAGTTCATGCAGAAATTGCCGAAAATGAACATGATAAAATTGTTCTGTTTGCAAAAGACCATCACGTCGAGTGGGTTGTGATCGGTCCAGAACAACCTTTAACAGAAGGACTTGCAAATCAATTACGTGAAGCGGGAATCAAAGTTTTTGGCCCAAATAAAGCAGCGGCACAAATTGAAGGGTCGAAGTCATTTGCCAAACAATTGATGGCAAAATATGACATTCCAACTGCTGATTATCAAGAAATTGATACAAAAACAGAAGCACTTGCATATATTGAACAATGTGATTTGCCAGTTGTGTTGAAAAAAGATGGCTTAGCAGCAGGTAAAGGTGTCATTATTGCCGATACACGAGAAGCAGCACAAGCAGCAGTTGAGACACTTTATCCTGAAGAAGAGAGCAAAGTAGTATTTGAGCAATTTTTACAAGGTGAAGAGTTTTCTTTAATGACCTTCGTAAATGGAGATTATGCTGTACCTTTTGATACGATTGCACAAGATCACAAACGTGCCTATGATCATGATGAAGGACCGAATACAGGAGGTATGGGTGCGTATTGTCCTGTACCACATATCGGTCAAGATGTACTGGATGTAACGAATGAACGTATTGCACAGCCGATTGCACGTGCGATGAAAAAAGAAGGCTATGATTTCTTCGGTTTGTTGTATATCGGTGCAATTTTAACTGATGAAGGACCGAAAGTGATTGAGTTTAATGCACGCTTTGGTGATCCTGAAGCACAAGTTTTATTAACACGTATGGAGAGCGATTTGATGGCGCACATTTTACAATTGGAAGCACGAGAGCCGATTGATATGCGATGGAAAGATGAAGCGGTGGTTGGTGTCATGTTAGCTTCCAAAGGATACCCAAATGCATATGAAAAAGGAGTATCCGTGACAGGTTTTGAACGAGACTTAGATCATTATTTCGTTAGTGGCTTAAAGTATGATGGTACTCGATATATCAATGCGGGTGGACGTGTTATATTAGCCATTGGAGAAGGTACTTCGATTGCAGAAGCACAGCGTGAAGCATATCGACGTGTTGATCAAATAGAGAGTGATGGTCTATTTTATCGTAAAGACATTGCGAATAAAGCATTATAATAGAAAAGATGATTCGGAAGTGGTAAGTTTCCGAATCATCTTTTTACGTCCATAGCATACATAAACGGGAAAGTATGCATGCCTTTTCATATCATCGAGATCATGAAAACGCAATACATACATCGTTTAACGTGCGTCTGAAATACCTGTGATTGGTAAGTAATTGGCACACGTAAATGCAAGAGCAATGAGCACGATGATGATGACGACTAACAAAATATCACGGTAACTGAAAGGAACATGGTAATAATATGTGCGTTTACCATCGTGGAAGCCTTTTTTCTCCATCGCAACAGATAGGCGATGTGCTTTTCGGATATTTTGACTGAGCAGTGGGATTAAAAGATGTTTGAATCGTTTGAAACCACTGTAATTTTTATTGCTAATCATTTGGTAGCGCATTTTAAGTGAATTACGCAATTGAAAGACAGATTCAATCATCAATGGAATCATTCGAAATGCAGCCATAAAGGCATAAGCTACTTTGGGTGGTACCTTCAAATGCTGCATCAAGCTATAAAAAATCATAATGACCTGTGAAGTAAACGCAATTGATAGTCCAAAGTAACTAATGACAATTGTTCTTAAAGATAGGTGTAAACCTCTCACAAGACTTTCAACACTGATTTTTACAAAGCCAAATTCTAATAAAATATGTGTTCCATTCCCATAAAAAATCATAAATAGTGAAGAGGTGAGTGCGAAAAAAGTAGCCATTACAACGAATGAAGCAACAACTTTCCATTTGGTACCTGCTACACACAGTAAAAATGCGAACATGAAAAATGCCAAATATAACATGATATCGAAGTTATGGATGAAGATAATGAAAAAGAATAGTGCAACTGCAAGGAACAGCTTCGTTACAATATTAACTTGATCCATGAATGTTCGATGCGTTTTCCATGATTCAATCATTTGCTGGCACCTCCACTTCATGTAAAATGCCATTTAAGACTTCAAAATGGCGGGATGGATAGCGTTCGATAATATGTGGGTCATGTGTAATCATGACAATCGTTTGTCCTTTTGCGATGCGTTCTTGGAATAACGTAATAAGTTTAAATGTATTATGGCTGTCTAACCCGAATGTTGGTTCATCGAGTAAGATGATATTAGCATTTGTACTTAATGCCGTTGCAACACTTAAACGTCTTTTCTGACCCATCGAAAGTTCGAAAGGGTGTTGTTTAGACACATGTGCTAAGTCGAGCAACGCCAACATAGCTGTCGTCTGTTCATCAGCATGTTGTGGATTCATATATTCATAGTTCACAAAAATTTCATCATAAACACTATTTTGAATAAATTGCAGTTCCGGATTTTGATAGACTAGGTACATATGACTGGCTGCATCACGTACTTTTTTTAGTTTTTGTTCATTCCATTGCATCGTGCCTTGATAGGGGATGAGTTGCATCATCGACTCAAACAAAGTCGTTTTGCCAGACCCATTTTTTCCAGTAATTGTTAGCCATTGACCTGGTGATATTGTTAAATCAGGTACTTGATACAGTGTACGACGTCCTCTTTGGATAGCGCCATCTTGATAATTAAAACGAAAACTTTGAGATGAAATATTAGGTGTTTGATTTGGAAGGGGAGCGGCTGTCCAAGCATTCGGATGCCAAACGCCATATTCAGTCAATGTCTCTTCATAATTGGCTAATATCTTATCCGGAGACCCTTGTTGTATGATTTGACCTTCATGATTCATAAGAATAACTCGGTCGACATAATCCCAAACATGAGCCACCTTATGCTCGACAATGAGTACCGTTTGATCTGCCCATAAATCTTTGAGCAAGTCCCACAAGTTTTGTGTTGCTTCGATGTCGAGCATTGCAGTCGGTTCATCTAAAAATAATGTATCAGCTTCCATGAGTAAGGTACCTGCAATCGCCAGTTTTTGTTTCATCCCACCGCTCAATTTGTTAATTGCTTGTTTTGGATTTACATCGAGCTGTACTTTGTTAAGTGCAGCTTGAATACGATGATCCATCTCATCTTGTGGCACTTGTTGATTCTCAAGTATAAATGCAAGTTCTTCATTGACTTGTGGCATACAGAATTGTGAATCGGGATCTTGGAAGATGACGCCAGCATGACGTGCAACTTCTAATTCGTCATATTTCATCGGCAGATCAATGAGATCAGGAACGATACCACTCAAGACGTTCAATAGGGTGCTTTTACCAGACCCTGATGGGCCGAGTAAAAGTACCTTTTCTTTATCTTTAATTTCAATATCAAGACCATCAAATATTTTATGGTCTGTACTTGGATACTTTAAGCGTAGGTTTTTTGCTTTAAGCAATGTAAGTTCTCTCCTTATAGTGAATCATAGTCGTCTTTTGATGCAGGTCTAAATAGCTTCGTCACACCTGTTTGATCCAATGCTTTGACCAGATAATATGGGAAAGCACCAGCTAATACGACACCACTAATGATGCGAAATACGACATATAATATAAGATTCCATTCTGCAACTTCACCTAAGTAACCATAGTACCAGTCGATAGGTAAGCTGATGAGCGCAGCTGCGAGACCTGCTAACAGCGCAACCATAAATGCACGAGAACGATAGCGGAATAATGCAAATACAAGTTCACAAGCAAGGCCTTGTAAGAGTGCATAGATAATCGTTGGAATATCAAAGCGTCCCATCATAATCGTTTCACCTGCACCTGCCGCAAATTCTGCAAGTAAAGCAATGCCCATTTTAGGAATGATGAGATATGCAACAACTGCTGCTGCAAACCACATACCATATAAAAGTTGATCGATTTGTAAACCGAGTGGTTGGATTGTCTTCGTAACAACCCACCATATGTTATAAACTACACCGAAGATGACAGAAACTAAGACTGTCACGAGTATGTCTGACAATGTTAAGCCTTTTTTCATAATAAAGGACCTCCTAATAATAAAAGACGCACATCCTTGAAATAGGGATGTGCGTCGATATATGAACGAAGCGCTCATGTTTATTATGTAAGCAACTCAAAATAAGCGTGCGATTCATTGCCGCAAATATCACGTATAAACGTCGTACACTTTCCTCCGCTAGTATCACCTAGATCAGGTACAAAGGGTTTGAGGATATTCCTCATCTCAGTTCTCACACCCCTAGTGCGTGCGTATTCAATTGATATACACAATGTACATGTCTTACAGTAAAAAGTCAAGGGACGAATCGCCCCTTGACTTGATTTGTGTTGATTAATCTAAAGTGCTTTGGATATCATCTTTTGTTTTGTCGATACCGTCTTTAGCTTCTTGCGCTTTATCTTTTAACGCTTCTTCTTTTTCTTTTGCTTGCTCTGCAGCTTGTTTTAAATCTTTTTCTGACATCATAAAACACTCCTTCATTTATGTTGTTACTCTTCTATATCCGTTCTATATTTTGTTAAACATCATTTTAAAAAAAGATTTATAAAGATGATATAAAATCTTGGAAAGGGGTAAACATATGACATATGATAGAGCGTATTGTCTAACAGCTTTAAATATTTCATACTAGAGACTGAAATTAATCAATTATCAAGACATAGGACAATTGTTCATATATAATAATTGTGAGGTGAGAGGATGTCCTTTTTTAATAAGTACACCGAAGTTATTTATTCCTATATTATAGGTGCGGTTGCGATATTGTTGAGTATCGTTATTTTTATCAATATTCCGCTCATTGAACAACTCAAATCAGGCAAACACCATGTGCCACAAATCCACAATGTATGGGATTTTATCATGGCGTTTTTTAATGAGATTATTCGTGTGATGAGTAAGTACATCGGAGATTTCCCGCTCATTAGCGGACTCATCATTTTGGCATTCGGTGTTCTGCTGATTGTCATTGCACGTGTACTAACCAATACAACTCGCTTTGACTATGATATCTCTATGTTCTTTTTATTAATCGGTATCATTTTCTTTGTGCTAACATTGATTTTTATGTCACAAGTATATGGAATTTTGGCGTTTATTTTCGTTATTCCATTCTTAATGCATATTGGTTATATTACGTTTAAAGATGAACTGAATCCGTTACATCGCAAGCAGCACTATCTATGGTTGATTTTTGGGTATGGGGTGAGTTATTTATTTACACAATTAGCACTCTATTCAAGACTTGAAGCACGTGAGGTAGCGCCAATCGATGTATTGAGTATCAATACATTTTTTGTAGTGCTGTGGTTACTCGGTCAGATGGCAATCTGGAACTTCTTATTTTTACGTCGTTCATTACCTGTTTTTCATGAGGAATTAGACGAAGCTGCCAGTCAGTATTTAAGAAGTAAAAAGTATCAATACAGCGATCAATCGAAAGTGCAGTTTAAAGATATTCAGAGCCGTACATCTGAACTGACACATGATATTACACATCGTACACGACGCAGCATTAATATTGAAAAGATACGTAAGAAACGTGATTATATCAAAGAAAAATGGTTTGGTTGGGCGAAGTTAGAAGAAGATGATATTCCATCGTTTTTACGCAAACGTCCAAAATGGTTTAAACGTGCACATGTGAATATAGCATGTGGCGTGATTCTGTTGTTCTTCATACTACTAGAATTTAACAATCGTAATGCATTGTTTGCTTCTGGAGATTGGCAATTATCACAAACGCAGTACGTCTATGAATGGATTAGCTTATTACTATTGCTGTTTATTGCAATTGCGTATATCGTAACAACAATTACATTCATGTTAAGAGGGAAGCACTACTATATTCAACTGTTTATGATTAGCATTCTGTTCTTTAAGTTGATGACAGAGTATGTTGTTATTCTATTTCATGGTTTGTTATTGTCGATATTTATTACACCAATCTTAGTATTGATGCTCATCCCAGCTATCGTTGCATTTGTACTACAATTACGTCAACCAGCTATAAAAGAATAGGAATACTCAGAGTGAGAGCATTGTCTCTCACTCTTTTTAGTTATAGGAAATATGATGAAATGATCCCAAAATCGATTTCTGTCAAACTCTCGTGTTAAGATGGAAAAGAACTAATCAAGGAAAGGCAGATAAAATGAAAACAGCAATTTTAAATAGTGGGAAAGAAACGAAATATTTCAATGGTTATCCATTGATTGAAGAAGAAGATATCTATCAACAGAGTGCACTGAATAGTGGCGACTTGTTCCATTTGACAACGGACAAAGGTATGTATATTGCGACAGGTTATGTCGGTCGTCAGCATAAAGGACTAGGTTGGGTGCTATCATATGATGCAGATGAAGAGATTAATCAATCCTTTTTTGAACGATTATTTGAAGCGGCAAAACAAGAACGTGACTATTATTATCACATTGATGGAACGAATGCATTTCGTTTATTTAACGGAGAAGGAGACGGTGTCGGTGGTTTAACAATTGATCACTATAACGGTCATCTGTTAATCCAATGGTATTCACAAGGTATCTATGCGTTTCGTGAGGATATTATTGCTGCTATGACACAAGTGTTTGAATACACATCTATTTATGAAAAAACACGCTTTAAAGATGCAGATATTCAAGGTGGCTTTGTGATGGGGGAGGCACCTGAATTTCCTATCGTCATTGAAGAAAACTTCACTTTTTATAACGTCCATTTAGATGATGGGCCGATGACGGGAATTTTCTTGGACCAAAAAGAAGTACGTAAAAAGATTCGTGACTATTACAGTGCAGAACGACATGTGTTGAACTTATTCAGTTATACTGGTGCGTTTTCAGTCATTGCAGCTGCACAAGCGACACAAACGACCAGTGTGGACTTGGCGAATCGTTCACGTCCAATGACTGAAGAGAATTTTGGCTTGAATGGTATCGATCCGAAATCACAATCTTTATATGTGATGGACACGTTTGATTACTTTAAGTATGCAGAGCGCCACAACTTGTCATATGACACCATTGTGATTGATCCACCAAGCTTTGCAAGAAATAAAAAGAAAACATTCTCAGTCGTGAAAGATTATGACAAATTGATTGAAGGCGCATTACCGATATTAAAAGAACGTGGTACGCTTGTTTTAAGTACGAATCACAGTATGTACACATTAAAAGCCTTCAAAAACATGATCAAAAAAACATTGTCTAATAAGGGAATCAACTATCAAATTGATGAAGTGATGGGATTACCGAAAGACTTTAAGACACATCCACACTATAAGCCATCTAAGTATTTAAAAGTAGTTTTTGTCACATTAATGGATTAAACGCCGAATAAAAGGGTATAAGATAACGTCTTATACAAGAAAGGTGGATGAATGATGAGAA
This window contains:
- the purD gene encoding phosphoribosylamine--glycine ligase; this encodes MNILVIGGGGREHVLAKKLNQSPLVECVYAIPGNDAMAHVAEVHAEIAENEHDKIVLFAKDHHVEWVVIGPEQPLTEGLANQLREAGIKVFGPNKAAAQIEGSKSFAKQLMAKYDIPTADYQEIDTKTEALAYIEQCDLPVVLKKDGLAAGKGVIIADTREAAQAAVETLYPEEESKVVFEQFLQGEEFSLMTFVNGDYAVPFDTIAQDHKRAYDHDEGPNTGGMGAYCPVPHIGQDVLDVTNERIAQPIARAMKKEGYDFFGLLYIGAILTDEGPKVIEFNARFGDPEAQVLLTRMESDLMAHILQLEAREPIDMRWKDEAVVGVMLASKGYPNAYEKGVSVTGFERDLDHYFVSGLKYDGTRYINAGGRVILAIGEGTSIAEAQREAYRRVDQIESDGLFYRKDIANKAL
- a CDS encoding energy-coupling factor transporter transmembrane component T family protein, which codes for MIESWKTHRTFMDQVNIVTKLFLAVALFFFIIFIHNFDIMLYLAFFMFAFLLCVAGTKWKVVASFVVMATFFALTSSLFMIFYGNGTHILLEFGFVKISVESLVRGLHLSLRTIVISYFGLSIAFTSQVIMIFYSLMQHLKVPPKVAYAFMAAFRMIPLMIESVFQLRNSLKMRYQMISNKNYSGFKRFKHLLIPLLSQNIRKAHRLSVAMEKKGFHDGKRTYYYHVPFSYRDILLVVIIIVLIALAFTCANYLPITGISDAR
- a CDS encoding ABC transporter ATP-binding protein — its product is MLKAKNLRLKYPSTDHKIFDGLDIEIKDKEKVLLLGPSGSGKSTLLNVLSGIVPDLIDLPMKYDELEVARHAGVIFQDPDSQFCMPQVNEELAFILENQQVPQDEMDHRIQAALNKVQLDVNPKQAINKLSGGMKQKLAIAGTLLMEADTLFLDEPTAMLDIEATQNLWDLLKDLWADQTVLIVEHKVAHVWDYVDRVILMNHEGQIIQQGSPDKILANYEETLTEYGVWHPNAWTAAPLPNQTPNISSQSFRFNYQDGAIQRGRRTLYQVPDLTISPGQWLTITGKNGSGKTTLFESMMQLIPYQGTMQWNEQKLKKVRDAASHMYLVYQNPELQFIQNSVYDEIFVNYEYMNPQHADEQTTAMLALLDLAHVSKQHPFELSMGQKRRLSVATALSTNANIILLDEPTFGLDSHNTFKLITLFQERIAKGQTIVMITHDPHIIERYPSRHFEVLNGILHEVEVPAND
- a CDS encoding ECF transporter S component → MKKGLTLSDILVTVLVSVIFGVVYNIWWVVTKTIQPLGLQIDQLLYGMWFAAAVVAYLIIPKMGIALLAEFAAGAGETIMMGRFDIPTIIYALLQGLACELVFALFRYRSRAFMVALLAGLAAALISLPIDWYYGYLGEVAEWNLILYVVFRIISGVVLAGAFPYYLVKALDQTGVTKLFRPASKDDYDSL
- the graF gene encoding glycopeptide resistance-associated protein GraF, encoding MSEKDLKQAAEQAKEKEEALKDKAQEAKDGIDKTKDDIQSTLD
- the auxA gene encoding lipoteichoic acid stability factor AuxA, whose amino-acid sequence is MSFFNKYTEVIYSYIIGAVAILLSIVIFINIPLIEQLKSGKHHVPQIHNVWDFIMAFFNEIIRVMSKYIGDFPLISGLIILAFGVLLIVIARVLTNTTRFDYDISMFFLLIGIIFFVLTLIFMSQVYGILAFIFVIPFLMHIGYITFKDELNPLHRKQHYLWLIFGYGVSYLFTQLALYSRLEAREVAPIDVLSINTFFVVLWLLGQMAIWNFLFLRRSLPVFHEELDEAASQYLRSKKYQYSDQSKVQFKDIQSRTSELTHDITHRTRRSINIEKIRKKRDYIKEKWFGWAKLEEDDIPSFLRKRPKWFKRAHVNIACGVILLFFILLEFNNRNALFASGDWQLSQTQYVYEWISLLLLLFIAIAYIVTTITFMLRGKHYYIQLFMISILFFKLMTEYVVILFHGLLLSIFITPILVLMLIPAIVAFVLQLRQPAIKE
- a CDS encoding class I SAM-dependent rRNA methyltransferase, giving the protein MKTAILNSGKETKYFNGYPLIEEEDIYQQSALNSGDLFHLTTDKGMYIATGYVGRQHKGLGWVLSYDADEEINQSFFERLFEAAKQERDYYYHIDGTNAFRLFNGEGDGVGGLTIDHYNGHLLIQWYSQGIYAFREDIIAAMTQVFEYTSIYEKTRFKDADIQGGFVMGEAPEFPIVIEENFTFYNVHLDDGPMTGIFLDQKEVRKKIRDYYSAERHVLNLFSYTGAFSVIAAAQATQTTSVDLANRSRPMTEENFGLNGIDPKSQSLYVMDTFDYFKYAERHNLSYDTIVIDPPSFARNKKKTFSVVKDYDKLIEGALPILKERGTLVLSTNHSMYTLKAFKNMIKKTLSNKGINYQIDEVMGLPKDFKTHPHYKPSKYLKVVFVTLMD